The following DNA comes from Gammaproteobacteria bacterium.
AGGTAATTGAATTAATTAAACTATTTTATTTGAATTAAGTGTTAGCTAGAATATGATGCAAAGTAGGCGAAGTCGCTTGTAAACTATATTTCTTAATCATGCGCATTCTTCCCGCCTCTCCAAATTGTTTTCTTTCTTGCGCATTTTCAATAAGCTTAAGTAAATATAACTCCCAGTCTGCCAATGTTTCAGCTAAATACCCATTAATGCCATGCTCAACAATTTCACAATTCATACTAACAGGCGATGCAATCACGGGTTTGGCGCAAGCCATGTATTTAATAAGTTTAAAACCACATTTACCCTTTTCCCAAGGAGATTCAATGAGGGGCATTATGCCAATGTCAATTTGATTAAGTAGAGCAATTTCTTCCGATTCAGACCAATTCGACGGCCAGTGAAATGATTCAGTTTCAATGCCCTCCACTTCATACTCCCCTCCAATGACACAAAGCTTAACATTAGTTTTTTTTGCAACGGCAAGGAGTGCGGACTTGATGATATTAAGATACTTAACGGTTGTTGGAGAACCTAACCATCCAATAATAATTTTAGAATCGGGTAAACGCGTCGTAGACTTATTTGGTTTATAAATATTAGCATCGACAACTGTAGGCAAAATAGTAATATTTGCAACTTTTTCTGTTAATGCGTAGGCTTTAACATATTCATTTCCAACAATAACATGATGACTATATTTCATAACTTTGGAAATTTTTTTTCCTAAACAAGCTCTAATTAATTTAATGCGATGCAAATTATAATTGTGAAAGATAGCATCATCATATTCAGCGATATATTTCTTTGGTAAAAAAAAATTCTCGAGGCCAAATGGTAAATAGGGAAAAAGCTCTCCTTCAATCCAACATAAATCATATTTTTTCTTTTGAAAAGTGAGTAGATAAGCTCTTTTAAAATAAGCTTTCACATAATAAAGAAACGAAGGTTTTTTATTTGAAAAAATATAATTTATATATTTAGCATCAAGAAGCGAATTAACCACAACTTCAATGCCTTGAGACTGTAAATAAGATAAGTATTGAAGAGTGCGATAGCGTGAGCTTGCACCCGCCTGATCATATTTCGCTAACAGTAATATCTTCATCCATGTTCCTTAACCAGACTTGCATAGACGCAATTATACCTATTAATAGCTATCTGATTAGAAAAATGCTCATTGAAGAGCTGATCGAAGCTTTTTTCAACCTTTGGGGAAGTATGACAAGCATTGTCAAAAAATTCTATCAATTTTAGAGCTGCTTGCTGCGGATTATCATGCACTGCTTTCAATTCTAGCAAAAGACCCAAAGGATAATTATTTAAATAAAATTCCATATCGCCATAATTCGTATTGGTCACAGAGAACAAATGACAAGCAATGAGTTCTGCAAATTTTGTGGGCGCAGAAGCTTGTTTGGCAAGTGAAGGTTTGATAAAAAAAACACAAACATCAGATATATTCAAAAAATGATGTACTTCAGCAAAATCAGCCGCATAAATTTTACAATTGGCCTTTTTTAACTGATAAGCTTCAATCTTTTCTTCAATAAATGCTTGTTGATTTTGATTTAAGAATAAAAACTTTGCATCTGGCTTGTAAAGAGATAAA
Coding sequences within:
- a CDS encoding glycosyltransferase family 4 protein, encoding MKILLLAKYDQAGASSRYRTLQYLSYLQSQGIEVVVNSLLDAKYINYIFSNKKPSFLYYVKAYFKRAYLLTFQKKKYDLCWIEGELFPYLPFGLENFFLPKKYIAEYDDAIFHNYNLHRIKLIRACLGKKISKVMKYSHHVIVGNEYVKAYALTEKVANITILPTVVDANIYKPNKSTTRLPDSKIIIGWLGSPTTVKYLNIIKSALLAVAKKTNVKLCVIGGEYEVEGIETESFHWPSNWSESEEIALLNQIDIGIMPLIESPWEKGKCGFKLIKYMACAKPVIASPVSMNCEIVEHGINGYLAETLADWELYLLKLIENAQERKQFGEAGRMRMIKKYSLQATSPTLHHILANT